ATGGAATGGCTCTGAAGGAATCAGCtgtttctctctgtgcttcatgaGACTTTGGATCCAAATGGTAAAAGACAGTTTTCTCAAATTTAATCATGGCATCCTTTAGGAGTGTGATCAATGCCACTTAACTAGGGAGCAGAGTTCTAAAACTAGTTTACCTGGGCCACAGGTCACCATAGCTTCCATCTCTGTGGTGAAAATCAATCACTAATATCGGCAATTTCTACCTGAGTTCTTGTCAAATCTTTGACCTTACTTGGAGTAGTTTTACACTTCTCTGGCATAGAATTCTTCACCAAACACACAACATATCAGTAGTGATAGTGAGGTATAACTCCCCAAATatgcccttttatttctttaatctcGTGGCACAGATTTAAAATAGGGATTGAATTCAGGTGCGTCTTAGAATCCCTATAAGACACCAAATATCAGGTATGTATTAAAAGTAGGTATCTTTCTGCAGCTATATCACATTCAACATGGATTTCATTTTCTACACATTTGCAGCATCTCCCAGGGGTGAGCTGAACAGAAATGTCACTTCCATTTTCCCATCTCTACCTAGATAGGGATTGCATTTCCAAATAATAGGCATCATGTACCTGATTAGGAAAGAGAGATCTTCAGGAGCGACCTCCTGCAGGGCATGGCCCACAACTGCTTTGGGAGCCCAATGCATGGGTATTTTGCTTAGTTACAAGTCACTTACTAGGGAATCCTCTTCTCAGCCCCTTAGAGCAAATATTGACCTAACCAATTGAAAAACAGGGGGATTGGGATGGTGATGGGGAGTAAGGGAATCCCTCTGACTTACCCCATCTTCTTCTATTGTTACAGAGGGTGAAATGACATTTTTCCCTATCCCTGCCCTGTTCCTGCTCTTTGTTatagttcaatatattttaagtgaggaaAACGATAGTAAAAATATCTGCTCTCCAGCACAACCTGAAACAACATCAGAGCAACTGGGAATGAAACAATTTGTTCCCAAAGGGGGAAACTTGATGACTAACAATTGCTTTGAAATGGGGGGAACAGTATAACTGTGATGCTCAGGGTTTGTTTACACTAGGAAACGTGATGGAGTTTAGGTCAGGTCAAGAGGAAAGCTAATGCCAGCCACTGCACctgggctgcatctgcactacaaCTATAATTGTCTTTTTATATCAAGATCACTACCTTGAGCAGCCAATGCCACGTACAGTCCTAGTGGATgtaaggcacaggtagtttttgccTCAGTGTTGCTTGTTGGGAATCaaacctctctcccccacctggaCCTGATGAACATTCCGGGTTGGAgggccttctatgatgagaaaactggctctgtggatatgtggAATGTGGTGgaggtgatatatcttgactttagcaaagcttttgatacagtctcccacagtattcttgccagcaagttaaaaaaagtatggattggatgaatggactataaggaggacagaaagctggctagattgtcgggctcaacgggtagtgatcaacggcttgatgtctaattggcagccggtattacgcggagtgccccaggggtcggtcctggtgccgattttgttcaacatctttattaatgatctggatgatgggattaattgcaccctcagcaagtttgcagatgacactaagatggggggaagaggtagatactctggagggtagggatagggtccagagtgacctagacaaattagaggattgggccaaaagaaacctgatgaggttcaacaaggacaagtgcagagtcctgcacttaggacggaagaatcccatgcaccgctacgggctggggaccgactggctaagtggcagttctgcagaaaaggacctgggaattacagtggatgagaagctggatgagaatcagcagtgtgccttcGTTGCCAAGGAGGCTAATGGCATAtcgggctgtattagtaggagcattgccaccagatcgagggaagtgattattcccgtctattcggcactggtgaggccacatctggagtactgcatccagttttggtcccccccacttcagaagggatgtggacaaattggagagagtccagcggagggcaacgaaaacaattagggggctggggcaaatgactttcgaggagaggctgagggaactggggttatttagtctgcagaagacaagagtgatggggggatttgatagcagccttcaactacctgaaggggggttccaaagaggatggagctcggctgttctcagtggtcgcagatgacagaacaagaggcagtggtctcaagttgcagtgggggaagtctaggttggctttaaggaaacactatttcgctaggagggtggtgaagcactggaatgggttacctagggaggaggaggaatctccatacttagaggttttcaaggcacagcttgacaaagccttggctgggatgatttaattagtgttggtcctgctttgagcaggggattggattagatgacctcctgaggtctcctccaaccctaatattctatgattctatgacacacaCTCCTACGACTCAAAAGGAAAGGAGTTGATAGAAAAGATAACAGGACTGACCCCAAAGAAGGGTGAGCTGcaaaaggcagaagcaggcaactCATCTGGGGCAGCTGAGAGATGACAGTGAAGACAGTGCAAAGATCAGTACGTGGGAATtagcaaatgtgatttttttttttttttttaatttttttggccagCCCTAATCAAGGCATTTATTACAGTTCTCTCTCATGTGGATTgtctgatgtttaataaggtttgagctccgattgaagcgtttcccacactcagagcatgtgtaggacgtctctcctgtgtggattcgctgatgtgaGATGAGGGTTGAACTGTCAGTGAAGCGTTttccacactcagagcatccataaggtttctcccccgagtggattctcctatgtgtgataaggtgtgagctccgattgaagcgtttcccacactcagagcacctgtagggcatctctcctgtgtggattctacgatGTGTGATAAGCTGTGAGTGCTGattaaagcttttcccacactcagagcacgtgtagggcgtctctcctgtgtggattctacgatGTGTGATAAGGTTTGAGTGCCGactaaagcttttcccacactcagagcatgtgtacggcctctctcctgtgtggattcgctgatgtgaGATGAGGGCTGAACTATCGgtgaagcatttcccacactcagagcatccataaggtttctcccccgagtggattctcctatgtgtgATAAGGGCAGAGCTCCGATTGAagcgtttcccacactcagagcacgtgtagggcgtctctcctgtgtggattctacgatGTGTGATAAGCTGTGAATGCTGattaaagcttttcccacactcagagcacgtgtagggcgtctctcctgtgtggattctacgatGTGTGATAAGGTTTGAGTGCCGactaaagcttttcccacactcagagcatgtgtacggcctctctcctgtgtggattcgctgatgtgaGATGAGGGCTGAACTATCagtgaagcatttcccacactcagagcatccataaggtttctcccccgagtggattctcctatgtgtgATAAGGGCAGAGCTCCGATTGAagcgtttcccacactcagagcatccataaggtttctcCCCCGAGTGGATTCTCCTATGCGTGATAAGGTGTGAACTccaactgaagcttttcccgcactcagagcacgtgtagggcatctctcctgtgtggattctacgatGTGTGATAAGGTTTGAGTGCCGACTAAAGCTtctcccacactcagagcatgtgtacggcctctctcctgtgtggattcgctgatgtgaAATGAGGGCTGAACTATTAAtgaagcatttcccacactcagagcagccataaggtttctcacctgtgtggattgtctgatgtctgataaggtgtgagctccgattgaagcgtttcccacactcagagcacgtgtagggtttctctcctatgtggattctctgatgtctgataaggttTGAGCGCCTATTGaaccttttcccacactcagagcatgtgtagggcgtctcCCCTGCGTGGATTGTCTCATGTGTGATAAGGGCAGAGCTCCAATTGAAGCTTTTCTTGCATTCATTGCATGTGCAGCGTGTCTCTTCCAAGTTGATTCTGTCACTTGTTATAAGATCTGAGTGGCTACTGAAGTTTTCCTCTGGCCTCTCTTGAGTCTCACAAGAATTTGCTTTTTCTTGGAGTGCACAACTCCCGGAaacattccctttggatcttcCTGATAACGTTCCATGTGGTTCCACTTGCTCAGCATCTTTCTGCTGGggtttctcctcctcattctcactcatCATCCCATCACctgatgggagacagagagaatccagacatcGGTCACTCCCTGTGCCGGAAAGAAAGGAAATCTCAGAGAcaggaatggaaaaagggatgaacaaaTCAAAATACGTGTGGGAGAGATTAAACCTATCAGGAGCTGATTTTCCCCAAACCtttccccagaggagagaggaagggatcagttttggTCCACATCTCACCAGAAGACTCTGGGGGAAGCTACATTGGGGAGGGATCTGCTGCTAGTTGTCGGTCAGTATAGGTGGGAAGCCATGAGTGACCTCTGCCTAATGATTCCATATCTGCAAGGAACAATCCTGAACTTGGAGAGCTCACAAGGTCTTTGTAGGGCATCCCAATTGTTTCTTGTATTCACGGACAGATTTTTAGTTGGTTTaaccaattcctcacctgtgTAGGCAGCTCTCGGGAGCACTTCTTTCTCAGAGCCCTGGAGGTCtgggacccacggctcttccccttgtTCCATCTGCGAGATCACctcaggtttggaaactggaaaccctgctcaaggcaaagaaaacaagggaggtcCGTGGAATTTGTGGGATACTTTTCACAAAGAATATTAAATGGTTTTAAGCCCagctcatttttaagcagtaaCATCCCAAGGCCAGCTTCCttggctcaaagtggcaggagagttgttattattataaatcatattcattaccttagtgcctaaggaccaactaACACTGGGtcgccattgtgctaggcaaagtGCAAACAGAGAATAGTAGATGGcccatgccctgaagaatttacaatcaaaatagacaagacagacacaaaatgggggaaggggtagaacccaCGGTTAGAATATAGATATATTCAGACCTGCCTGTaaagcctatactttaagaacttagctgtatttttatcacttagctagttacaggggtataaaaacaaagaatcaaaatcacagtctgcctgtgtatgggccttctctcactaggatagtctgaggtcTTGTTCTtcggctaaggcctttggctaagcagcaggggcagccataagctgggaagcgtagTGTCACATcatcacatcccaaaccagtcacactgaaataaggtggtattgggctgttaggaagacgatCCTGTCCGGACAGcacccatcaccaccagataaagaaacagatcttaagatggttaaaaaaaacttagcttgatagcatcctgtctggcaagaaatcacttatcaatggttgtggttgtgaaaccctcatttcggTATTGCTTTATCTTTATgtcccccacttttctattgctaatctgtctggttctctaattgtttctgtcatgctgtataaataattttgttaggtgtaagttaattaggggagtgggatataattggttagagaattatgttacaatatgttaggactggttagttaaatttcagtacaaTGATTgtttaaggtatagctgagaatattactatataaactggtgttaaacaggaggggggagggaaattggaatcatgtttgttaAGGGGAAAACGGGAAtagggaatggggaacagggacacaggcaaggctctgtggtgtcagagcttgGAAGGGGGACATGGAGTAAAtgctctgcggcatcagagctgggaatggaacattGTGGAACAGACTCTATCGGCATATAGAGATAAACCCGACTGGTGTGAAGGTCTtcggaatatgcttgcttggaaactaaccccaataaacatcacattatctgcacttcagacttctggtcttttgctgcttgcggtctgtgtgacaagaaccagggaagtgggagggtgaagggaaagccctctaacaaaaCTGACATGACCTGATAACCAAGAGGTAAGACTTAGAGGATGGTTTTAATACACTTTGTAACTGATGAGGGATTCCCAAGAGGACTGATGAGGGGGTGATGGTAAATACGCATTTAGATCCTTTTCTTGTTTGATATCTTTTCCCCATAAGGCTTAACCTCTGGCACACTGTCATGGATGCATAGGATCTGTGCAATGCCCTGGCTTTTAAacagtccttgggaggtgccccttGAGTGTGCTAGACCCCCAAGGGGTCCCACTCTTTCACAAGCATAGGCCATGTAGCTTCAGCACCTGAGACTGAGCCTCTGGCTTCAACACTCCTATTTCAACCTGTGAGCtctgccagcaggtccagctgaacTACACTCCTGTTCAGAGACTGTTCCTCATTCATGCTTCAATGCACCTCAGCAAGTTTTTGTTGTGACACTGCGCAGACTGTTAAAATACagcagggtttattagtcaactgaaTCACAGCATTAAAAAGTCTTTAGATTAGGACAGAGACACAGAGAAGACACTATAGTCCATATTGGCCAATGCTCTTGAGCCATGCTGCTgttaaaaacagttttgtttcCTTGCACTTTGCCTGTCCATTTGTCTTTGCTCCGGTACACTTCCCTGCATCTGCAAACccagttcttcctgctcccaAAAACATAACGAGTCCTGTATGCTTCACTCAGCAAAGCTGAGATCCTCCCATGAACAGGTGAGAATTATTCCCTTGTCTCTGTCAGGTATTCCATTGATGTAGGTTGGTCCCAGCTTGTCCTTAATGACCCATTCATATCACCCCAAGACAGCTATGTGACAAAACACCTCATGTCTCCTCCTCTTTATAATCATAGCAATACCaatcacagagggaaactgaggtgtgtATTGGCATCATAGAAGTATCACCAAAATTCCCGCCTCTatcgcacacacacactgctcacagcccttggagagaaagcaaagcacagcaaCTGGATGTTAGTCCAGTGAACACAGTGGAGGACAAGCTGCAATCCTCAAACCCTGGTCAAAAAGGAGAGGCATGTGGGTCCCTACCCATAGAGAGGGGCTGGCTAGAGGCCTGATACCTGAGAGGCCATGTACAAGGGCAAATTGTACCCCAATATGTAATCTTAGAGGTGTAAAAAGTGCCCATTTGTGCTATGGGAGGGAGGAATGCAGGAACGGTGGCCAGGGTCGCTGTGCACAGAGATGGGGAGGTTATATGGGGAGGGGCGTAATGAGTGAGAGAGGGAGGtcaagagttaaaataataatatttggggggggggatgtaaAAAGAAGTGaaacaacagaaataaaactggagtgtaggctctaaagcaatAAGACTTGGGTAGGGATTCAGGGTTAAATGTCTGGGATCCCCCACAGCTGTAGATCCCAAaacttctcctccttcccactgacccacccagcccacttcctgggtgcccttccttcacactcccctccccttcttcccattACTCTCAGCCATCACCACCTTCCGGCACCTTGGGGCTTCTTGTGTTCCCTCCTCGTCTCTCACTACCTCCTCTATCCCTGCTGCTTCGAAGCTCTCACCCTGCACACACTCTCACCATTTCCTGGCACCCCAGAATTATCTActccccctcttctcttccccttgcACGGCTCTGTTCTCCCTTCACCTGTGGGGTCCTGAATGGCAACATTATACGCTCTCCTATCAAAAGATGAGCTCATCTGACTGTTACACAAGCCATGCATCAGTCATCGACCTATTTACTCCATTTAGAATTCTACAGGTGGcatattttcctcttaaaataAGGAAAAGGCATGAAAGCTGTAGTTATTAATGTAGTTATTAATGTATCCAATAAGGATacattaaatgcaattttaaaatgactgacgGCACCAAAAAGGCACATGTCCAAACTTATTCTAACAGGTGGGAGAtaaggaaaaaaaaggggggcaagGAAACTTGTTAAAACTTGTATGACGAATGAAGGTATAAAGTTATTACTACTCAGGTTCTTTAGAGACTCCACAGCTTCTAATAACTGAGGGGACAGGACTCCTTACCCAGAAAGACCACCGTTTCATAGTTCTCCTGgatgacatccctgtagagggctctctgagtgaggtccagcagagcccactcttccctggtgaaatacacagccacctcctcgaaagtCACCGGCTCCTGaaagagtccaacactcagtacctgctgccccagttACAATCCCACTATTCACGGAACAGCAGCACCAGGTAAATGGAAGCGCCACGAGGCACATCTTAACAGAGTCCCACCCCACCTTGcttagagcagccaggaggcatcaGAGGGTATAAAGAGAAAACCTTTGTGTCTCCCAGCTGACAGACGGAGGCAGGGTCTTCACATACCTACTAGCCAGAGCTTGATATAGGAGATGGGGCTGtctctggaccctgctggtgg
The DNA window shown above is from Emys orbicularis isolate rEmyOrb1 chromosome 15, rEmyOrb1.hap1, whole genome shotgun sequence and carries:
- the LOC135889534 gene encoding zinc finger protein 883-like; amino-acid sequence: MAAIELAQEPVTFEEVAVYFTREEWALLDLTQRALYRDVIQENYETVVFLGFPVSKPEVISQMEQGEEPWVPDLQGSEKEVLPRAAYTGSDRCLDSLCLPSGDGMMSENEEEKPQQKDAEQVEPHGTLSGRSKGNVSGSCALQEKANSCETQERPEENFSSHSDLITSDRINLEETRCTCNECKKSFNWSSALITHETIHAGETPYTCSECGKRFNRRSNLIRHQRIHIGEKPYTCSECGKRFNRSSHLIRHQTIHTGEKPYGCSECGKCFINSSALISHQRIHTGERPYTCSECGRSFSRHSNLITHRRIHTGEMPYTCSECGKSFSWSSHLITHRRIHSGEKPYGCSECGKRFNRSSALITHRRIHSGEKPYGCSECGKCFTDSSALISHQRIHTGERPYTCSECGKSFSRHSNLITHRRIHTGETPYTCSECGKSFNQHSQLITHRRIHTGETPYTCSECGKRFNRSSALITHRRIHSGEKPYGCSECGKCFTDSSALISHQRIHTGERPYTCSECGKSFSRHSNLITHRRIHTGETPYTCSECGKSFNQHSQLITHRRIHTGEMPYRCSECGKRFNRSSHLITHRRIHSGEKPYGCSECGKRFTDSSTLISHQRIHTGETSYTCSECGKRFNRSSNLIKHQTIHMRENCNKCLD